A region of the Myxococcus stipitatus DSM 14675 genome:
TCCTGGTGCAGCCGGTCCGTGGGGCGGGTCATCGCAGGTGCTCCATCAACCCAGCTTCACCATCGCGCCGGAGACGCTGGTGATGCCGGAGGCCTTGAGGTTGGCCATGCCCTGCGCCTCCAGGTCCAGCGCCGCCTGTCCCGCCACCTTCACGTTCAGCCCGCTCAGCTCGCTGGACGTCTGGCCCGCGAGCTTCAGCGTGAGGCCGTCCACCTTGGCCTCGCCGCCGCTGGCCGACATGGAGGCCGTCAGGCCCTTGAGCGCGAGCGCCGCCGTGGCCTCCACGTTGACCTTCTGCGACGAGGAGATGCTGGCGTCCTGCGTGGCGCTCTGCGTGAGCTTCGCTTGCGTCGTGAGCGTCATGTCCTTCGTGCTCGTCACCTTCAGCGTGTCCTGGCTCGTCCACTCGGACGTCTTCGACGACAGGAGGGTGATGGTCTCCGCGTCCACCTTGAAGTCCTTCACCGTGACGACGACGCTGTCCGCCTTCTGCACCACGGTGCTGGTGTCAGTCTGGCCGGCCACCTTGAGGGTGATGCTGGTGCCGTCCATCGTCACGGTTTGCAGAATCTTCCCGTCGGCGTTGTCCACCGTGACGGTGATGCCCTTCACTTTGTCGAGCTCGATGGTGCAGACCAGCGTTCCCATGCGTCTTTCACGCCTCCGAATCCGCGCCTAGGCGGGCTCTTCCTTCACCTGGATGACGAGCGTCCCCTCCTTGATTTCAATGCGGGCCGTGTCCTTGGCGTTGGTCCTCTGCAAGAGGAAGACCGGCTTGCCCTCCGCATAGGAGTGCTTCATGGACGTCCCGTTTTCCGGCGTCTTGCCCACCAGGAGGTGGGTGCCCTGGCCATCCGCGGGCATGCGTGCCGTGGCGCGCCAATCCAGGAAGCGCTTGAGCCAGGCCTGCTGGAAGTCCAGCCCCACCAGGACCCGCTCCCCCTTGTAGGCCGGGAAGTAGAAGTGCCCCGGCAGGAGGTTGGGGTTGAAGGGGAGGGTGACAATCTGGTTGGCCCAGAGGGGAATCTTCACCTTGTAGCCATCCTGGGAGGTGGCGCTGTCGGTGTAGGCCTGCCACGTCTCGTGGGTCTGCTCCCCCACCTCGCTGACGATGATGCCCTCCACGTAGGTGGGCCAGTCCGGCGCCAGGTAGGCGGGGAGCTCCACCCAGGTCTCCGCCTGGGTCTCCAGGACGGTGTGCATGGAGAAGTGGAACCCCGCGTTCTTCGCCAGGTGCTCCGCGTCCGGAGAGGACGCGAGCGCGTTCCCCCGCAACGCGACGGAGCGCACGCGGAACGTCTGGCCGCCCGTCAGGCCCGCCGCGGCCCAGGCCTGGGCGGTGGGCAGCTTCACCTGCATCCCCGGGACAAGGGCCTTGGCCGGGAAGCGCCGCCAGGTCAGGTCCACTTCCTTGCTCCGGACCTTGAGCCGCGCGGTCTCCAGCGAGACGCGGGCATCCACCTGATTCGTGATGGGGGTGCGCAGGAGCACGTCCTGCCGGATGCCGGTGACGGCGCGCTCCTGGGTGATGGGCTTGGTGGCCGGCCCCTGCGCCACGGCGTTGAGCACCGTCACGTCGTGCCGGGGCACCTCCGGGAAGCGAATCCCCAGCGACTCCACCTCCAGCGGCAGCAGGTCCACGGGTGTGCCCGCGGAGGACTTCGCGGTGGTCAGCGTGTACTTCGCCGCCGCGTAGTCGTAGGCGAACACCCCGTTGCGCGTGTCCACGTACCACAGCAGGAAGTCGTAGAAGCTGGCGCCGTGCTCGGGCGTCAGGCCCAGGAAGAGCTGCGGACAGGACGTGTCGAGCCCCGCGCTCCAGTCGTACGTGAAGGCGATGTGCGAGCCCTTGTGGGCATCCAGCACGTTCTTCATCGTCTTGTGCGTGTAGAGCACGCTGGGGAAGTGCTGGCTCCACAGGAGGCGCGCCGGGTCCATGAAGCGCACCTGGTAGCGGCGGTGCAAGAGCGGCGCACCCGGCGCGGGGGCCGCGGGAATCTCCACCAGCGAGCGCTCCGACACCAACCCCTTCACCTTCAGCGAGGTGAGCGCGGGCTGCGTCGCCGCGTCGGTGTGGACGGCCTTCACCTCCAGCTGCACCTCCATGAGGTCCTGCGCGAGGAACGCCGTCTTGAGCGGGTCCGTCTCCAGGCCGCCCGCGGAGGTGTTGTCCGCGACATCGAACTCCACCTGGCCCTCGAAGCCCCAGGAGCGCAGCTCCAGCGCGAAGGACTTCACGTCACCGGGCGGAATGGCGTGCGGCGTGCCCGCCGTGGTGAGCGTGACGGACACCGTCAGCCGGTCGTTGAACGTGCCGGACGTCATGGCTCCACCTCCACGCGGACATGTCCGCTGAGCGTGTCGAATCGCAGGCGCAGCTTGTGACGCTCCCCGGCCACGGTGCCCACCAGGCCGAAGTGGAGCCACAGGCCCGCGTCGCGCCCGCGCATCGTCAGCTCCACGTGGGACAGGCGCGGCTCGTGGTTCGCAATCTCTTCACGCAGCTCGCGGGTGAGCGTCTCCACCAGCTCGCGCGTGCCGTACTTCTCCGTGTACTCACCCAGGCCGAAGTCGCGGCGGAAGAAGCCGTAGCCCGCCTTGGTGTTGAGCACGGCCTCCAGGTTGCGCAGCACGTGCTCCAGCTCGTTGCCACCCTGGCGCGAGCCCGAGCGGACGCTGCTGCCGCGGCTGGCGAACTTGTCGAGGAAGGATGCGCGCCCCATGTCACGCCCTGCGCCAGAAGAGGGACACCTGGGCGCCCTGGAGCGCGGGCGTGGTGTAGAACGCCAGGCCGTTCTCCCTCAGCGCGAACTGCCACTCCTCGCCCTGCACCAGCTGGTACCAGTCGATTTCAGGCCCCAGCGCGTGAGGGAACGAGGGGTGCGGGACGTGGTTGAAGGGGATGCCCTTGAGCGCCATGCGGCGCACGGTGGCGAGCCGGGACGGCCCCGCCAGCTTCACGCCATCCACCGGCAAGACCTCCCCAGCCTGGCGGCGCTGCACCAGCAGGTAGAGCTCTCCGCTCTCCAGCACCTCGGGCGGCAGCGGGGAGAAGATGAACTGGCCGTCGCGCGGCTCGAAGGAGCGGTGCGTGACGCGGGTGGCCTCCGGCTGGAGCGCGCGCGTGAGCAGCTCCAGCCAGCGCAGGAAACCCTTGCCCGGAGCGTCGTGCTGGTACGCGGGCAGGTGCTTGTCCGGCATCAGCTCCAGGTAGCAGCACGCCTCGAAGTAGAGGCCGCGCAGGGCGTCGAAGAAGGAGTAGGGGTGCGGGGAGATGTGGCGCAGCATGTCCGAGCGCATCGCTTGCAGCCGCTGCACCTCGCACAGCGCGCGGCGGGCGTTGGTGAGCCGGTCCGTGCGCAGGTAGCTGTCGGACAGGCGCGCGATGAGCTGCAGCCGGGCCTGCTCCAGGAGCGAGTCCAGCCGCGACAGGAGCGCGCCGAGGAAAGGGTGGGGGCCGACCAGGAGCAGCGGAGGAACCAGTTCCTCCGCCAGCCTCCAGAGCCCCTCGGTGTCGCGATGGAACAGGGCCAGGGGGAGCGTGTCGATGGCTCCGTCCAGGACCGGCTCCGCGGAGAGGCGCAGCCGACGGAGGACTCGCTCCAACATCGGCGGGTCCTCCGTGTAGAGCCGCACGCCCTCCGCGCTCGTCGTATCCCCCATCACGTGCAGATAGACGGTGACCTCGGCGCGCCCCGTCCCTTCCAGAGAGAAGGGCGGGAGCACCGCGTTGCCTGGCACATCCACCACGAAGCCGGCCGGTGTCACGGCCGTCAACGTGGAGATGGACAGGCTGCCACCGACCAGCAGCGGCTCGCTCCAGGCCATGGCGGCGACGCCGAACCCCGGCGTACCGGACAACGAGGCATGGAGGCGGACTTCGGCCTCCAGGGCCGCTTCTTGGGCCTCGAAGTGCTCCGGGAGCAGCGTCTGACCGACGTGCCACCGGACCCGTGCGAGCTTGAATGAGGGCATGGTGTGTTTCTGGCGGCGGGGCTAGGCCGTCTCCGTGATGCCCCACTTCTTGACGATGTTCTTCTGCACGCCCGCCGCGACGTTGATGGACTGCTCCAGCGTCTTCGGCTTCACGCCAATCTGGAACGAGAAGTTCTTGGGCGATTGGACCTCACGGGAGGCATCGTCCGCCACCGCGATGTTCAGCGCGTCGCCATTCTTCTCCAGCAGGCACTGCAGGTCGGCGTCCGTGTAGTTGGACTTGAAGTACTTCTTGGCCACCGGGTCGTACTCGTAGACGACGTACTTGATGAGCACTTCGATGTTGGCGAAGGAGCCCAGGAGCATCTCGGCGATCTTCTGCTTGTTGCTCGTGGAGATCTGCCCGGAGAAGTACATCGCGTCGGTGGCGCCCGTCTCCCACAGGTAGTGGTTGAGCACGGACACGGCCTTGGAGGCCAGCACGCTGGCGGGCTGCTCCGGGTCCGTCAGCGTCTCCTGGTCCGCCACCAGCGCGATGCCGCCGATGGTGATGGCCGTGATGTAGCCAATGGTCGACTGCTTGTCCTTCTTGAAGTTGAAGCCTTGGACGACGTCCATGTCGCGCGAGAAAGTAGGCATGTCTGACTCCTGAATGGGTGGGACAGCGGGGGGGGAACGAGGACTAGCCGAGCCGCGACTCGAGCATGAGCTCGACGTTGAGGCCCTCGAACTGGATGTGCGGCAGCACGGCGACGCGGCAGTCGTACCAGCCGATTTCGCCCGTGCGCTGGATGACCTCCACGTTGGTGGCCTTGAACGGGAAGCGGCGCACCGTCAGGTCATCCGGGCTGGCCACCGTGGTGACGTAGCCGGACAGCCACGCGTCCAGCTGGTTCTGGATGTACGGCGCGTCGGCGGTGGTGCCGATGTTGTCGCGCATGATGCACTTGATGTAGTGCGCCAGGCGGGTGATGGAGAACGTGTACGCCATGTTCGTGACGAGCTGCGAGTTCTCCGAGTCCTTCGGGTCCTTGAAGCGCTTGGAGACCTTGGCGGACTGGGTGCTGAAGAACGTCGCCTCGCTGGAGCCCTTGCGGTACACGAGCGGCATGAAGCCGCAGCGCGCGAACTCGTACTCGCGATAGTCCGGGATGGCGATCTCCACCGGCGGCTTGATCTCCTCCTGGCCGCGCAGGAAGAACGTGTCCACGGGCAGGCCGGTGATGAGGCCGCCGCCCTTGGGGCCGCGGATGGACTGGCACCAGCCGGAGATCTCGAACGCCTTCACCATGTTGCGGGCGAAGAGGATGGACGAGTTGCCCCACAGGTACCTGTTGGAGTCGCCCGACGCGTCCTCGGTGAAGTGCAGGTCGTCACACGGGTTCTTGTCCGGATGCCAGGGCAGGCGCAGCACGTAGCGCGGGAAGGTCAGGCCCAGATACGCGGCCTCCTCGCTGTCGCGCAGGGCGTTCCACTTGCCGTAGCGCGGGTGGGCGAGCGCGCCCTCCAGGTCCTTGATGGCCTCCATCTCCTCGACCTTGTCGCAGCCGAAGAACTTGGGGCTGACGGCGGCGACGAACGGGCAGTGCGCGGCGTTGGCCACCTTGCCCATGGACTGCAGCCACTTGATGTCGCCCGGCGTGGAGGAGAACTCGTAGAGGCCAATCATGGCGCCGAAGGGACGGCCGCCGTACTGGTCGTACTCCTGGATGTAGACCTTGTTGAACAAGGAGCCCGCGAAGACGTCCGCGGAGTTGTTCTCGAAGTCCTGGCCCAGCTCGTCCCGGCCCGCGTCCAGCAGGTCGATGGCGATGTTGGCCTTGAAGTTGGTGTGGGAGACCAGGTCCTCCAGACCGCGCCACGCCGACTCCATCTGCTGGAAGCGCTCGTGGTGGAGGATTTCGTTCATCTGGTCGTCAATCATCGAGTCGATGCGGCTGATGACGTCCAGCACCTTGCCCTTGTCGAAGCGCACCGCGTCGCCGGCATCCGTCTCCGCGGGGGGGACGTTCTGCACGAGCGCGGCCAGCGCCGACATGAAGCGCGCCTCGATGGTGACTTCCTTCTCGTCGAGGGCGGGGACGAACTTCTCGGAGATCATCGGCTTGGCGTCCGAGGGACGCTCCAGCCGGACGCTCTTGAACAACCCAGGCAGATAAGAGGTTTCAGCCATGACGTTTACCTTGATGGGAAAGGATGGAGTGGAAGTCCGCTCACGCCTTCACGGTGGCGGGCTCGGTGACGGTGGCGGGCGCGGTCGCCGGAGCGCCATTCGCCGCGGGCGAGGCGTTGGCGGCCATGGCGGGCTTGGCGGGCAGGCGCAGCGACTCGTACTCCTTGAGCTCCGCGAGCACGGCCTTGAGCGCGTCCTTGTTGGAGAACAGCTCGTAGACCAGGTTGCGCAGGGCCTTCTGGTTGTCGATGCTGGACTGCATCTCCATCAGCAGCTTCTTGAGCAGCCGAAGCGCCTTGAGCTTGGGGACGTGGTTGACGATTTCGTCCGGGTGGAAGGACTTCATCCGGTCGACGGGCAGCTCGACGTCCAGGTCGGCCTCCACATCCGGGTTGATGCGGTTGGGCACCTGGAAGCGCAGCGACATCTTCATGTCGCGCATCAGCTCGTCCAGGTTCTTGCCGTTGACGGAGCGCAGCTTGCGCGCGTCGAGGTCCGACTTGCGGTCCTCCGAAGAACCCAGCGAGAAGTCCCCCAGCATCAGCAGGCGGAGCGGCAGGTTCACCGTCTCCTGCTCACCGTTGATGGTGGTCCGGTACGTGAGCGTGATGCGAGACTTTGGCAACTGTTCCTGAATTGACATGGCGACGTTACTCCTCTTCGGTGAAAAGCCTCTCTGCCCCCCGAGACCTCGGGGTCCTGCGTGTCACTGCGGAGACGGGCGGCGAGCCGCGGTGTCTCCGTTGAACAAGACGACCTGCTGCGGTTGCTCGGGCCCGCCGATGATGGGCTCGTAGCCGAGGTGGCTGGTGTCCTCGACGCGCGCGTGGCCGTGCTGGTCTCGAATCACCAGCGCCACGGTGAGGAACACGGGGGTGTCGATGAGGTGCGGCAGCACGCGCGAGCGCAGCCGGCGGCGCGCTTCGATGGCCCAGGGACTGCCCGTGCCGCAGATGGACTCATCCAGGTAGAGCCAGGCTTCCATTCCACCGGTGGGGACGGTGGCGAAGCCGCCCATGGCGGTGCCATCTCCCAATGCCGCGCCGCCCAGCCGCACGCCCTTGGTGTCGATGCGCTGGCGCCGGGTGGCGCGGCGCACGCGGACCTCCGCCTCCGGATACGCCTGCGAGAACAGCCAGTGCAGCGTGGAGGGACAGGACGGACGCAGGAGGCGCAGGCGGTGCGCGGTGGCGTGGTCCCAGCCGGGGAGCAGGGAGCCGTCCCGCTCCGGGAAGAGGCCCGCGAAGCGCGCGCGCAGGAGCAGGTGGTCGAAGTAGCCCAGGAAGCTCTCCATGGCGTCGTGCTCCAGCGACTCCATGGCCTTGAGGAAGAAGGACGGCAGCGGCGACTGCACGCTGAGCAGGCCCAGGTTGACGGTGATGACGGCGCGGCGCGGATGGCGGATGAACTCCACCGAGTGGATGAGCTGCGGGGCGTGCACGGTGCCCCGGTGACTCCTCAGCTCCACGTCGTCCGGGCCATAGCCCTCCTTGGCCAGCAGGTCGACCAGGGCGGGCATGTCGAAGGCACCAGCGCGCTCGCGGATGCGCTCCTCGACGGTGGGCTCTCCCCGGGAGCCCGAGGAGCGAGGCGAGGCGTCGGTCATGGCGTCAGTCCTCCTCTCCAGATGAGTCGCCCGAGGGCAGGGTCAGGAACGCGTCCAGGTCCACGCGGTAGAGCTGCTCCAGGGCGCGCATGGGCAGCGACTCGCTCTCATGCAGATATGGTTCCAACGCGTGCGCGTGGCTGGTGAGGCCGGCGAAGAAGCGCGTGAAGAGCGACGGCAGGTAGATGCGCGGGTCGAAGCGCTCCACGGTGGCCATCACATCCGCGGCCACCACGCCCGCCTTGGGCATGGCGCCTTCCTGGACCAGCTGGTCGAAGGCCTCCAGCTTGCGGATGAGCAGCGCGAGCGGCGCGGAGATGGGCACGCCCGGAACCGAGGGCGTCGGGGCCGCCGTCGGCGTGGCGCGAGCCGCGGCGTCTGGCTTCGACGCGGGGGCTTCGTCGGGCCTGGGCTCGGACCTGGCGGCGGCGGGCGCCTCGGTGGGGGGGGCGACGGGCGCGGCCGGGGCGGGCGCGGGGAGTGTCTCGAGGTGGCGGCGCAGCCAATGCGCCAGGTTGCGGAAGGGCTCCTCGCAGCCGTTCTTGGGCAGGGCGCCGGGAATCGCGGCGAGGAGGGGCTCGGCCAGGGGCAGCGCCTCTTCGATGGGCGCGCGAGTCTCGGCTTCGCACCAGCGCTTCCACGTCGCGTCCTGCTTCTTCTCGTGGTGGGCGATGTGCTTGATGATGGACCGCAGCAGCCAGCGCAGGCCGCTCTCCAGGAAGATGTCGCGCTTGGCCACGGGGCCGAACGCATCCCGGCTGACGGTGAGGACCTGGAGGAGGGAGCGGAACAGGCCCGGCATCGCGCGCAGGCCGTGCTCCTGGAAGGAACCGAAGAGGTAGGGGCCGACGAGCCGCGTGTCGTGCATGCCCTCTCTCAGCAGGGCCTCCGCGCTCCGGGCGGCGGTGGCGTAGTCGCCTCCCGCCACGGCCTCCGTGACGGCTTCCACGCGAGGGTCCGGCTCGGCATCCGCCGGTGTCTCGGGGGGCGCGCCCTCCAGGGGCTCTTCCAGGTAGGTGCCGTCGTAGGGCGGCACGCTGAGGGCCGCGTCAGCCATTGATGATCTTCACCTGTCCGGGGGAGACGACCTGGATGACGCCGCCGTACGAGCACATCAGCTTGGAGTTGCTGTCGAGCGCGGGCATGTTGCCCACCATCACCTTGGGACAGCCGGGCACCCACGGCGCCGCGGTGGCGGGGACGCAGGGCATGGGCGTGAGGACCCCCAGGGCCGCGGCGGTGGCGGCGGCCACGGTGGGGTTCGCGAGCGACTGGCACATCCCGAAGGGCGGGATGTTCGCGATGGGCTTGTTGTCGAGGATGTTCGCCGCGGGCACCGGCCCCATGACCTTGCTGGTCGGTGGCACCACCAGCGACGAGGGCGCGACGCCGAAGCTGCACTGCAGCACCGCCCCCATGACGACCTGGGCTCCCATGCGAGCACCTCGTGGGCATCGCGGGCTCCCCCATTGGAGCACCGCGCGCTGATCCACGGCATTGCGTGGGGCGTGCCAGCGCTCGGGTGGGGGCGGCTCCCCTCTGGACTTCAGGGGGGAGGAGGTGGGGGCGTTGGCGGGGTGCGTCGCCTGGGAACGCGGGCGCGTCCGGGCTGTACGCGTCTGGACACTCGCTAGCGGGAGCCGGGGCGCTCGTCGTCGCCGGCGCCGCGGACGCTCTCCTGGGCGCGCTCCCTCACCGCGGTGAGGGCCTGGAACAGCGGATCGGTGGACTTCTGGTGCAGCGCGCCCGTGGCGTACTGGGCGCGGCACCAGGCCTCGTCGACGCGTCCTTCCTTGTCCCGGTGCGGCAGGAGCGGAAAGAGCTCGGTGCGATCAGGAAGGTGCTCGGCGCCCAGTCGGAGCTCCAGGTGGTGGCGGAGCGCCTGGCGGCGGGGGCTGGCTTCGCGCTCGAAGTGCTCCTTCTCCTCGGCGCCGGTGAAGACGAGCAGCACGTGCTTGGACTGGCCCGGCGTGCCTCCCGAGGGCACGGAGGTGACGCAGGCCCCCGAGACGAAGGGGAGGTCCGCGAGCGCCTCGACGACCTCGGAGGAGGGATAGACGCGGCCCGAGCGCCGGGCGTCACGCGTCCCCGCGAAGAGGTACTGCTCCCCCTGGCGCGCGAGGATGACGTAGCCCGGGGGCCGCCCCTTGTCGGGCAGCGGGGTGAACACCCCTGTATCACTCGCGGCCTCCTGACCGCTGAGGTTGAGGTCCTTGAGGGCCCAGGCCCGCCCTGGCGCGGGGGCGATGCCCGTGTGCAGCTCCTCCGTGTGCCGCCGCGACACGAGCACCGCGCCTCCCTCCGCCGCGTCGATGAGCACGTGCGTGTGGGGCACCTTGCCCAGCTCGCTCTGCCGGAGCCAGTCCCGCCAGGACTCCCAGTCCAGCGCATCCTCGGCGCCGCGGAACCAGTGGGCCACGCCGCGCAGGGGGCCTCGGTGCGCGCGAGTGAGGGCGGTCCGCAGGGCGGCGCTGACGCCGAGCGTGCGCAGGGGCTGCTCGGTGAGGCGGGTGGGGGCGCGCTCCACGTCGGCGGGCTCCATGTGCAGATACGTCGCGCCTCGGAGCAGGGTGGCGAAGAGGAGCGCGGGCTGGTGCTGGAGGAAGTGCATGCCGGGCGCGGCGAAGAGGTCGCCGGTGCCCAGGCCGTAGGTGAGCAGCCCGTCTCGCAGCGCGCCGGTCCACGCGCGCTCGGCGGAGAGCGGCACGGGCGTCTCCGGAGGAGAGACGAGCGGCGAGAACAGCAGGGCCACCGTGTCGTGGGGCCGGTACGTGTGCGAGGTGAAGGACGGCGCCGCGTCGCCTCGGGAGCGCAGGAGGAGCGGCTCGAAGCCCTTGAGCAGCGGGACTTGATGGGGCTCGGTGGAGAGGTGCTGGGGCTCCAGCAGCGCGAGCCGGCGGGACAGGAACAGGGTGCCGGTGGGGGGCAGCACGCTGATGCACGCGCCCAGCTTCAGCGAGGCCATCATCGACACGAGCAGTTCGGGCCCCAGCGCATGGACGAGCGCGACCTTCGCACCCGGCTTGACACCCTGCGCCGCCCACTCGGTGGCCCGGCGGGAGGCGCGGTCGCCGAGCTCCCGGTAGGTCAGTGGCAGCCATCCCCGCGCGGCGTCCCAGGCGCGGAAGGCCGGCGCGGTGGAGTCGGCGTGGCGGACGGTCAGGTCATGAAAGAAGTCGTAATGCTGGCCCGGGCGGCTCTTGGGCGTCGCGGCGCCTCGGCCCGCGTGGTGCTGCGCGAGCGCGGCGATGAAGCCCTCGGGGTCGCTCCAGCTCTCCCGGAGCCAGGAGGGCAGCCCTCCGTCTGAAGGGGCGGTGTCGTTCTGGCGGAGGAGGATGTCCCGGAGGTCGAAGGGCATGAGGGCTTTCTCCCGCCGAGTCTATGCGACGGGTGGACATGTGCGTCCACCTGCTCAGGCAAGAGTCGGGCCGAAGTCCCGGCAAGGTTTCCGGGGGCGCGTGGGTGGTGGATATCCACT
Encoded here:
- the tssC gene encoding type VI secretion system contractile sheath large subunit, translated to MAETSYLPGLFKSVRLERPSDAKPMISEKFVPALDEKEVTIEARFMSALAALVQNVPPAETDAGDAVRFDKGKVLDVISRIDSMIDDQMNEILHHERFQQMESAWRGLEDLVSHTNFKANIAIDLLDAGRDELGQDFENNSADVFAGSLFNKVYIQEYDQYGGRPFGAMIGLYEFSSTPGDIKWLQSMGKVANAAHCPFVAAVSPKFFGCDKVEEMEAIKDLEGALAHPRYGKWNALRDSEEAAYLGLTFPRYVLRLPWHPDKNPCDDLHFTEDASGDSNRYLWGNSSILFARNMVKAFEISGWCQSIRGPKGGGLITGLPVDTFFLRGQEEIKPPVEIAIPDYREYEFARCGFMPLVYRKGSSEATFFSTQSAKVSKRFKDPKDSENSQLVTNMAYTFSITRLAHYIKCIMRDNIGTTADAPYIQNQLDAWLSGYVTTVASPDDLTVRRFPFKATNVEVIQRTGEIGWYDCRVAVLPHIQFEGLNVELMLESRLG
- a CDS encoding type VI secretion system protein IglI family protein; the protein is MADAALSVPPYDGTYLEEPLEGAPPETPADAEPDPRVEAVTEAVAGGDYATAARSAEALLREGMHDTRLVGPYLFGSFQEHGLRAMPGLFRSLLQVLTVSRDAFGPVAKRDIFLESGLRWLLRSIIKHIAHHEKKQDATWKRWCEAETRAPIEEALPLAEPLLAAIPGALPKNGCEEPFRNLAHWLRRHLETLPAPAPAAPVAPPTEAPAAARSEPRPDEAPASKPDAAARATPTAAPTPSVPGVPISAPLALLIRKLEAFDQLVQEGAMPKAGVVAADVMATVERFDPRIYLPSLFTRFFAGLTSHAHALEPYLHESESLPMRALEQLYRVDLDAFLTLPSGDSSGEED
- the tssE gene encoding type VI secretion system baseplate subunit TssE — translated: MGRASFLDKFASRGSSVRSGSRQGGNELEHVLRNLEAVLNTKAGYGFFRRDFGLGEYTEKYGTRELVETLTRELREEIANHEPRLSHVELTMRGRDAGLWLHFGLVGTVAGERHKLRLRFDTLSGHVRVEVEP
- the tssK gene encoding type VI secretion system baseplate subunit TssK; this translates as MPSFKLARVRWHVGQTLLPEHFEAQEAALEAEVRLHASLSGTPGFGVAAMAWSEPLLVGGSLSISTLTAVTPAGFVVDVPGNAVLPPFSLEGTGRAEVTVYLHVMGDTTSAEGVRLYTEDPPMLERVLRRLRLSAEPVLDGAIDTLPLALFHRDTEGLWRLAEELVPPLLLVGPHPFLGALLSRLDSLLEQARLQLIARLSDSYLRTDRLTNARRALCEVQRLQAMRSDMLRHISPHPYSFFDALRGLYFEACCYLELMPDKHLPAYQHDAPGKGFLRWLELLTRALQPEATRVTHRSFEPRDGQFIFSPLPPEVLESGELYLLVQRRQAGEVLPVDGVKLAGPSRLATVRRMALKGIPFNHVPHPSFPHALGPEIDWYQLVQGEEWQFALRENGLAFYTTPALQGAQVSLFWRRA
- the tssB gene encoding type VI secretion system contractile sheath small subunit, with translation MSIQEQLPKSRITLTYRTTINGEQETVNLPLRLLMLGDFSLGSSEDRKSDLDARKLRSVNGKNLDELMRDMKMSLRFQVPNRINPDVEADLDVELPVDRMKSFHPDEIVNHVPKLKALRLLKKLLMEMQSSIDNQKALRNLVYELFSNKDALKAVLAELKEYESLRLPAKPAMAANASPAANGAPATAPATVTEPATVKA
- a CDS encoding DUF4280 domain-containing protein, whose translation is MGAQVVMGAVLQCSFGVAPSSLVVPPTSKVMGPVPAANILDNKPIANIPPFGMCQSLANPTVAAATAAALGVLTPMPCVPATAAPWVPGCPKVMVGNMPALDSNSKLMCSYGGVIQVVSPGQVKIING
- a CDS encoding AMP-binding protein yields the protein MPFDLRDILLRQNDTAPSDGGLPSWLRESWSDPEGFIAALAQHHAGRGAATPKSRPGQHYDFFHDLTVRHADSTAPAFRAWDAARGWLPLTYRELGDRASRRATEWAAQGVKPGAKVALVHALGPELLVSMMASLKLGACISVLPPTGTLFLSRRLALLEPQHLSTEPHQVPLLKGFEPLLLRSRGDAAPSFTSHTYRPHDTVALLFSPLVSPPETPVPLSAERAWTGALRDGLLTYGLGTGDLFAAPGMHFLQHQPALLFATLLRGATYLHMEPADVERAPTRLTEQPLRTLGVSAALRTALTRAHRGPLRGVAHWFRGAEDALDWESWRDWLRQSELGKVPHTHVLIDAAEGGAVLVSRRHTEELHTGIAPAPGRAWALKDLNLSGQEAASDTGVFTPLPDKGRPPGYVILARQGEQYLFAGTRDARRSGRVYPSSEVVEALADLPFVSGACVTSVPSGGTPGQSKHVLLVFTGAEEKEHFEREASPRRQALRHHLELRLGAEHLPDRTELFPLLPHRDKEGRVDEAWCRAQYATGALHQKSTDPLFQALTAVRERAQESVRGAGDDERPGSR